The following coding sequences are from one Bos indicus x Bos taurus breed Angus x Brahman F1 hybrid chromosome 5, Bos_hybrid_MaternalHap_v2.0, whole genome shotgun sequence window:
- the LOC113893789 gene encoding glycosylation-dependent cell adhesion molecule 1, translating to MKFLCVLLLASLAATSLAILNKPEDETHLEAQPTDASAQFIRNLQISNEDLSKEPSISREDLISKEQIVIRSSRQPQSQNPKLPLSILKEKHLRNATLGSEETTEHTPSDASTTEGKLMELGHKIMRNLENTVKETIKYLKSLFSHASEVVKP from the exons ATGAAATTCCTCTGCGTCCTGCTTCTGGCCAGCTTGGCCGCCACCTCTCTCGCCATCCTTAACA AGCCAGAAGATGAAACCCACCTGGAGGCTCAGCCCACTGATGCCT CTGCTCAGTTCATCAGGAACCTCCAGATCTCCAATGAGGACCTTTCTAAGGAGCCTTCCATCTCCAGAGAAGATTTGATTTCCAAAGAGCAAATTGTGATCAGATCTTCCAGGCAACCACAGAGTCAGAATCCCAAGCTCCCTCTGTCCATACTCAAGGAAAAACATCTCAGAAATGCTACCCTTGGATCAGAAGAGACTACAGAACACACTCCCAGTGATG CATCCACCACAGAAGGAAAACTGATGGAGCTCGGTCATAAAATCATGAGGAATCTGGAAAACACAGTgaaagaaaccataaaatatctgaaaagccTATTCTCTCACGCCTCTGAAGTCGTGAAGCCGTAG